A genomic region of Vibrio sp. 10N contains the following coding sequences:
- the ahpC gene encoding alkyl hydroperoxide reductase subunit C: protein MINTTIKPFSATAFKQGEFVEITEQDVKGKWAVFFFYPADFTFVCPTELGDLADHYAELQERGVEVYSVSTDTHFTHKAWHDSSDTIGKINYYMVGDQTGTITNNFGVMREGQGLADRATFLVDPEGVIQAMEITAEGIGRDAEDLMRKVKAAQYVAANPGEVCPAKWKEGEETLAPSLDLVGKI from the coding sequence ATGATCAACACGACTATCAAGCCATTTTCAGCAACAGCATTCAAACAAGGCGAATTCGTAGAAATCACAGAGCAAGATGTGAAAGGCAAATGGGCAGTATTCTTCTTCTACCCAGCTGACTTCACATTCGTTTGCCCAACAGAACTTGGCGACCTTGCTGATCACTACGCAGAGCTTCAAGAGCGCGGTGTTGAAGTTTACTCAGTATCAACAGACACGCACTTCACTCACAAAGCGTGGCATGACAGCTCAGACACTATCGGCAAAATCAACTACTACATGGTTGGCGACCAAACAGGCACTATCACTAACAACTTCGGTGTGATGCGTGAAGGTCAAGGCCTAGCAGACCGCGCGACGTTCCTAGTTGACCCAGAAGGTGTTATCCAAGCAATGGAAATCACGGCAGAAGGCATCGGCCGTGACGCAGAAGACCTAATGCGTAAAGTGAAAGCAGCACAATACGTAGCGGCTAACCCAGGTGAAGTTTGCCCAGCGAAATGGAAAGAAGGTGAAGAAACACTGGCTCCGTCTCTAGACCTAGTTGGTAAAATCTAA
- a CDS encoding polysaccharide lyase family 8 super-sandwich domain-containing protein — translation MFSQTRLACLVMLSFSPTLHASDLPFMDLLDARTSVSNQQQALSTASYDHEYFDIDVNAKAGDVVVGRLNHPLNYKPSHLSDALYYELADGDHSLFALRNQRDDNGRLFGEFVLREGANLSMGQHPIRVVLKQGETKVESRIITIEVVNQTQWSQLHHRAMSFLESNGRLRGSFVYSDGEIEDYIQELNANEGAFEGMEFYHARNEDELLDIRPRVLGKELMLAANQINSLAYALTYSDQFGYQGEAYERRRLISALYKAINRYTAHFPLNDFANTPTLMHNMVTHQWRFTDPISAAGFVLSPAMNRDIAKGNPRAKQAKESFQNLLQIAFDLPYRQRQPEFNRFYLQDDLKRSPGAWSDANRHHRMRTWLMMSVLWSDYNQPLTYQPWWYADYAPFAAQNTSLLPEWTPKGALYDLKTWLETNTRHAFKYGQSGILPDGTISHHVGARQDMAFFAYGFEWMAGTPSEVAGILADTPWKLTNNTYNQSTDFVLDSYPNFVYRGGLDFQTAGRSHASDITPIFGSTKLIKGIDTILEAKSGDTEIRRETELVNFRNNLENNSHEATVNRAYWNSDFMVQRQSGQQTPAYYMSFKMNSSRSMGAESFEPDVGYHNGCGVLQLLVDGDEYSKVMDSWDWHALPGLTEELRVDELPMKSDFKLFNPKHYSGVVSNGSHGFASFKYDSEAPYNSASANKSVAFIDDIAVAVGSQVSRSKNGDGWEVASIITTVDQASWDGLLTYQVDGGQQQVVEAGSYLDDTVSVQDSAWFHQDKVGYVVLAQSDTSVMLKGGGAINSTHGANEAVFHIAIDHGQHPTGEGIGSNYQYVAIPNVTAEQMPEIVDRLKRQLVIKTSGLTHTVYYSSASGHEYVAMSFYQAGSESVATLGGEPLTVTVDKPALILLERNGDSWSISAQDPMHHVDRNAMEESDSRRFRFFTRNDRNTLNLTINRGLRSGTFDYQTQGRKPEQKAGQTVSVNSYGNQSELTIELPDSLDKAYKGRHDLYTGMPASVVVPAQ, via the coding sequence ATGTTCAGCCAAACTCGATTGGCATGCTTGGTCATGCTTAGTTTTAGCCCCACTCTTCACGCTTCTGATTTGCCGTTTATGGATCTGCTAGATGCACGAACGTCAGTGTCGAATCAACAACAAGCCCTTTCAACAGCCAGTTACGACCATGAATACTTTGATATAGATGTAAATGCCAAGGCTGGCGATGTGGTTGTCGGTCGTTTGAATCACCCACTGAACTATAAACCAAGCCATCTTAGTGATGCTTTGTACTATGAGTTAGCGGATGGTGACCATTCTCTATTTGCCTTAAGAAATCAGCGTGATGACAACGGTCGGTTGTTTGGTGAATTCGTGTTGCGTGAGGGCGCGAATTTGTCCATGGGTCAGCACCCGATTCGCGTTGTTTTAAAACAGGGTGAAACTAAAGTCGAAAGCCGCATCATCACTATTGAGGTCGTTAACCAAACGCAGTGGAGTCAATTACATCATCGTGCCATGTCTTTCCTTGAGAGCAATGGACGATTGCGCGGTTCTTTTGTCTATAGTGACGGTGAGATTGAAGATTACATTCAAGAGCTTAATGCTAACGAGGGTGCGTTTGAGGGCATGGAGTTTTATCATGCGCGAAACGAAGATGAATTGTTAGACATTCGCCCCCGCGTGTTAGGGAAAGAGCTCATGCTGGCGGCAAACCAAATCAATTCGTTGGCTTACGCACTGACCTACAGCGATCAATTTGGATATCAAGGTGAGGCTTATGAGCGTAGGCGTTTAATTTCTGCTTTATATAAAGCGATCAATCGCTATACGGCGCATTTCCCACTCAACGACTTCGCTAACACGCCCACATTGATGCATAACATGGTAACGCATCAGTGGCGATTCACCGATCCAATCAGTGCGGCGGGCTTTGTGTTGTCACCAGCAATGAATCGAGATATTGCTAAGGGTAACCCCCGCGCTAAGCAAGCGAAAGAGAGCTTTCAAAACTTATTGCAAATTGCTTTTGATCTGCCTTATCGCCAGCGCCAGCCAGAGTTTAACCGCTTCTATTTGCAAGACGATTTGAAGCGCAGCCCAGGAGCATGGTCGGATGCGAACCGTCACCACCGCATGAGAACATGGTTGATGATGAGCGTATTATGGAGTGACTATAACCAGCCACTCACTTACCAGCCTTGGTGGTATGCTGATTATGCGCCATTCGCCGCGCAAAACACCTCACTGCTGCCTGAGTGGACACCAAAAGGTGCGCTTTATGATTTGAAAACTTGGCTCGAGACCAACACTCGCCATGCATTCAAATATGGCCAATCGGGGATCTTACCAGATGGCACCATTTCGCATCACGTTGGCGCTAGGCAAGACATGGCATTTTTCGCATATGGCTTTGAATGGATGGCCGGCACGCCTTCAGAAGTCGCCGGTATTTTAGCGGACACGCCATGGAAGTTAACCAATAACACTTACAATCAGTCGACGGACTTTGTACTCGATAGTTATCCAAACTTTGTCTATCGAGGTGGTTTGGATTTTCAAACGGCTGGGCGCAGTCACGCATCTGATATCACGCCTATTTTCGGCTCTACCAAACTTATTAAAGGGATTGATACCATTCTGGAGGCGAAAAGCGGTGATACTGAGATCCGCCGCGAAACAGAGCTGGTGAATTTTCGCAATAACCTAGAAAACAATAGCCATGAAGCGACGGTGAACCGTGCTTACTGGAATAGCGATTTCATGGTGCAAAGACAATCTGGCCAGCAAACACCGGCGTACTACATGTCGTTCAAAATGAACTCATCGCGCTCTATGGGTGCAGAGAGTTTTGAACCGGATGTCGGTTATCACAATGGTTGTGGTGTTCTTCAATTGTTAGTTGATGGTGATGAGTACTCTAAGGTCATGGACAGCTGGGATTGGCATGCTTTACCGGGCTTAACAGAAGAGCTTAGAGTCGATGAACTGCCAATGAAGAGTGATTTTAAACTCTTTAACCCTAAACATTATTCGGGCGTGGTTTCCAATGGCAGTCATGGTTTTGCTTCATTTAAGTATGACAGTGAAGCGCCGTATAACTCTGCTTCTGCGAATAAGTCGGTCGCGTTTATTGACGACATAGCGGTCGCAGTTGGCTCACAAGTCTCTCGAAGTAAAAATGGTGATGGTTGGGAAGTGGCCTCCATTATCACCACTGTCGATCAGGCGTCTTGGGATGGACTCCTAACTTATCAAGTGGATGGTGGTCAGCAACAAGTTGTTGAGGCTGGCAGCTACCTTGACGACACGGTATCGGTTCAAGACAGTGCATGGTTCCACCAAGACAAAGTGGGCTACGTGGTATTGGCTCAGTCGGACACGTCGGTAATGCTAAAGGGTGGAGGTGCCATCAACAGCACTCATGGCGCTAACGAAGCGGTATTCCATATTGCGATTGACCACGGTCAGCATCCAACGGGTGAGGGCATTGGCTCAAATTATCAATATGTCGCCATCCCGAACGTGACAGCGGAGCAGATGCCAGAGATTGTCGATAGGCTAAAGCGCCAATTGGTTATCAAAACCAGCGGCCTGACTCACACGGTTTATTATTCCAGTGCGTCTGGTCATGAGTATGTTGCCATGTCATTTTATCAAGCAGGAAGCGAGAGCGTGGCGACACTTGGAGGGGAACCACTGACGGTGACTGTTGACAAGCCAGCTTTGATTCTATTAGAGCGTAATGGTGATAGTTGGTCGATATCGGCTCAGGATCCAATGCACCATGTGGATCGCAATGCGATGGAAGAAAGTGATAGCCGACGTTTCCGCTTTTTCACGCGTAACGACCGTAACACCTTAAACCTGACTATTAATAGAGGCCTTCGCTCTGGTACGTTTGATTATCAAACCCAAGGAAGAAAACCTGAGCAGAAGGCGGGTCAGACCGTGAGTGTAAATAGCTACGGCAATCAATCGGAGCTCACTATCGAATTGCCAGATTCTCTCGATAAGGCTTACAAAGGTAGACATGATCTATACACAGGGATGCCAGCCTCAGTAGTGGTACCTGCTCAATAA
- the ahpC gene encoding alkyl hydroperoxide reductase subunit C, whose translation MINTTIKPFSATAFKQGDFVEITEQDVKGKWAVFFFYPADFTFVCPTELGDLADHYAELQERGVEVYSVSTDTHFTHKAWHDSSDTIGKINYYMVGDQTGTITNNFGVMREGQGLADRATFLVDPEGVIQAMEITAEGIGRDAEDLMRKVKAAQYVAANPGEVCPAKWKEGEETLAPSLDLVGKI comes from the coding sequence ATGATTAACACCACTATCAAGCCATTTTCAGCAACAGCATTCAAACAGGGCGATTTTGTAGAAATCACAGAGCAAGACGTGAAAGGCAAATGGGCAGTATTCTTCTTCTACCCTGCTGACTTCACATTCGTTTGCCCAACAGAGCTTGGCGACCTTGCAGACCACTATGCAGAGCTTCAAGAGCGCGGTGTTGAGGTTTACTCAGTATCAACAGACACGCATTTCACTCACAAAGCGTGGCACGACAGCTCAGACACTATCGGTAAAATCAACTACTACATGGTTGGCGACCAAACAGGCACTATCACTAACAACTTCGGTGTGATGCGTGAAGGTCAAGGTCTAGCAGACCGCGCGACGTTCCTAGTTGACCCAGAAGGCGTAATCCAAGCCATGGAAATCACTGCAGAAGGCATCGGCCGCGACGCGGAAGACTTAATGCGTAAAGTGAAAGCAGCACAATACGTAGCGGCTAACCCAGGTGAAGTTTGCCCAGCGAAATGGAAAGAAGGTGAAGAAACACTCGCGCCATCTCTAGACCTAGTAGGCAAAATCTAA
- a CDS encoding SDR family oxidoreductase, with protein sequence MKNILITGATSGIGYELTKQLCEKGFKVVASGRSEDKLAQLKQQTGCEVVVADLSDAGETVGLFDKAIVLVGSVDVLINNAGMISRKCPIEEFTLEEFEEQYAINLRAPALLSREALKVMKPKKSGQIINVVSTAAKRANETMSIYSAMKQGLAGFSAILMKEAQPHGIKVTSLFPGGTDTSFREAERPEYMHPASVAKAVIQVLELPADVVMHEMTFRPMVEIE encoded by the coding sequence ATGAAAAATATCCTAATTACAGGCGCGACGAGCGGCATTGGTTACGAGCTTACTAAGCAACTGTGTGAAAAGGGCTTTAAGGTTGTGGCGTCAGGGCGCAGCGAAGATAAGCTGGCTCAGTTGAAGCAGCAAACGGGTTGTGAGGTTGTTGTTGCCGATCTCAGTGATGCTGGTGAAACAGTAGGTCTGTTTGATAAGGCGATCGTGCTGGTTGGTAGTGTGGATGTACTGATCAATAACGCGGGCATGATTTCTCGTAAATGCCCGATTGAAGAGTTCACGTTAGAAGAGTTTGAAGAGCAATACGCCATCAACTTGCGTGCACCGGCACTACTAAGCCGCGAAGCGCTTAAAGTAATGAAGCCAAAAAAATCGGGCCAAATCATTAATGTCGTGAGTACGGCAGCCAAACGTGCCAACGAAACCATGAGTATTTACTCGGCGATGAAACAAGGGTTGGCAGGATTCAGCGCTATTTTGATGAAAGAAGCGCAGCCTCATGGTATTAAAGTTACCTCACTGTTCCCTGGTGGTACTGATACCAGTTTCCGCGAAGCAGAGCGCCCTGAGTACATGCACCCAGCAAGTGTCGCGAAAGCGGTGATTCAGGTACTAGAGTTGCCAGCTGATGTGGTGATGCATGAAATGACGTTTAGACCAATGGTTGAAATCGAGTAA
- a CDS encoding lipase secretion chaperone, with translation MQTTTKWLLMLSVGCAAAAGTWIWKANRDSSDLLIQAPSQQDTQIDEGSLRDTFDYFLSDVSQTDVKTIEQRFEHYSDHSTGMDPQLFKKFIQYKAALAELGVVEDFDALHQQILALQTHFFTFEQQQRLFAEENQMRELALRQRELKQLAQSPAEYQQMWQQELAQLSPELQKSYYNANLLTALNETNSMDAQSQFLVRESLVGTEVTQRLATLDAKRARFEHNVQSYMLARAEIINNEALSEYDRQQGIAALREPLFDRRQLKSQEPLERLQKSSQQSLKSKGQNKGGQNMPLVRWLFYKLGDVRNVS, from the coding sequence ATGCAAACGACGACCAAATGGCTGCTGATGTTATCTGTTGGTTGTGCCGCTGCTGCGGGGACGTGGATTTGGAAGGCAAACCGCGATAGCTCGGACTTGCTAATACAGGCGCCCTCTCAACAGGATACCCAGATCGATGAGGGGTCACTTCGTGACACATTCGATTACTTTCTTTCTGATGTTAGCCAAACTGACGTTAAGACAATCGAGCAAAGATTTGAACACTACAGCGACCACTCTACTGGTATGGATCCTCAGCTATTTAAGAAGTTCATTCAATACAAAGCAGCGTTAGCAGAACTAGGGGTAGTGGAAGACTTTGATGCCTTGCATCAGCAAATCTTGGCACTTCAAACGCACTTTTTTACGTTTGAACAGCAGCAACGTTTGTTTGCAGAAGAAAACCAAATGCGGGAGCTTGCGCTCAGACAAAGAGAGCTAAAGCAGTTAGCTCAGAGCCCTGCAGAGTACCAGCAGATGTGGCAACAAGAGTTGGCGCAACTGTCCCCAGAACTTCAGAAGAGCTACTACAACGCGAACTTACTGACTGCGCTCAATGAGACAAACTCAATGGATGCACAAAGTCAGTTCTTGGTGCGAGAGTCATTAGTTGGTACTGAAGTGACTCAAAGGTTAGCGACATTGGATGCGAAAAGGGCGCGCTTTGAACATAATGTTCAAAGCTACATGTTAGCTCGAGCTGAGATCATAAATAATGAAGCGCTGTCGGAATATGACCGGCAGCAAGGCATTGCTGCGCTGAGAGAGCCTTTGTTTGACCGTCGACAGCTCAAAAGCCAAGAACCTTTAGAGCGTTTGCAGAAGAGTTCGCAGCAGTCGTTGAAAAGTAAAGGACAAAACAAAGGGGGGCAAAACATGCCCCTTGTGCGTTGGTTATTTTACAAGCTTGGAGACGTAAGGAACGTTTCTTAG
- a CDS encoding M12 family metallo-peptidase has product MKLKQSQLSKLIKVASTSMLAVCSFNTLANQSWHELENGFDELSTIVDLPSLAMKQMQFEVVDRQGNRLIGALKYQGEKDNNLSSIALVDDKLVAQLHWKQATYTVTWRNDDYSVRSRVRPHLIEDNIVHYTQAQSRSRYFSPYYQSFIQADQSLPAPPTKRDTVHQIVVFDHSTVRYLTGDSEVTPENVAVARELLQADLMNAERAFNETDMQKGIKNRLIFADFDFPQESGTIETREAVRAIPEVSRLIAINAIDIVQIITDNNLNNGWGGIAHSGLGYDEDNINRPDYYSDPPYFNLVKANAIGNGRVSAHETGHNLGANHDRHTLETGGWGAGGEHYFGAINYGYINSSESLYSIMAYYSSCRETADSYCETVVSFSNSKKLHGIDLGRAAGVEDSADMAAFLRIAEQDMIHQRYDMKPISLSQNLDGYRVEWPDVSSRYEIYRSYDCDRLDFPDEYDYEGGAVTVTENNYLDVTLDDSYRECVNVIGMYKIEGAEGIRKSVLGSVLVPIKQASNLVSEANNTYVPQANNAAIAQVGLSAPLSDDSKLYLVSSLAPCIEPDPNGYSCSRSSTVVNYDDLANETDNRQLDWLQNYFDISIEVQNDGVHLSATSKYSERELTQQLADDLAGRVIEEYGYERWLFHAKAIPVELLITEPSLSWTGENYEKVVSKTTVNFDIRHLLRKEPILVDVDNVSLAPAEFEVVLGDINLLEGYRVEVDGKELDIKQNGDQAILDFSSFEAGNYVVTVSNQDFSEKEIQVVKHASPMIVQSCEIGEERSCRIQLTGNQQLSSAVIDQSAGLNFESERVDAKNNVIDLKASFSEDLEGETLSLAISYQTSELSDWYPLTFDIVLPKKIESKPGVGGGDGGSGGGAIGLEGLLGLGLAAFSVVGVRRRRTLEKA; this is encoded by the coding sequence ATGAAATTAAAACAGTCCCAGCTATCTAAGTTAATTAAGGTAGCTAGCACGAGTATGCTTGCTGTATGCTCATTTAATACTTTAGCAAATCAGTCATGGCATGAACTGGAAAACGGCTTTGATGAGCTTTCAACAATCGTTGATTTACCATCCTTAGCGATGAAGCAGATGCAGTTTGAAGTGGTAGACCGCCAAGGGAATCGCCTCATTGGTGCTCTCAAATATCAGGGCGAGAAGGACAACAACCTTAGTTCAATTGCTTTAGTGGATGATAAGCTGGTGGCGCAGTTGCATTGGAAGCAAGCTACTTACACCGTGACTTGGCGAAATGACGATTATTCGGTACGTTCGCGAGTTCGACCACATTTAATTGAAGATAATATTGTTCACTATACGCAAGCACAATCTAGATCTCGTTATTTTTCTCCTTACTATCAATCTTTCATTCAAGCAGATCAATCTTTACCTGCACCACCTACTAAGCGCGATACAGTTCATCAAATAGTGGTTTTCGATCATTCCACCGTCCGTTATTTGACTGGGGACAGTGAGGTAACACCAGAGAATGTCGCAGTAGCTAGAGAACTATTGCAAGCAGATCTTATGAATGCTGAACGAGCTTTTAATGAAACAGATATGCAAAAAGGGATCAAAAATCGCCTTATATTCGCTGATTTTGATTTTCCTCAAGAGTCTGGAACCATTGAAACGAGGGAAGCAGTGCGGGCAATACCTGAAGTGTCACGTCTTATTGCGATTAATGCTATCGATATAGTGCAGATTATTACCGATAACAACCTAAATAATGGCTGGGGTGGTATTGCCCATAGTGGTTTAGGCTATGACGAAGACAACATTAACCGACCTGATTACTACAGTGATCCACCGTACTTTAATTTAGTGAAGGCAAATGCTATTGGTAATGGCCGCGTGAGTGCTCATGAAACCGGGCATAATTTAGGAGCAAATCACGATAGACACACGCTAGAGACCGGTGGCTGGGGAGCTGGCGGAGAGCATTATTTCGGTGCCATTAACTATGGATATATTAATTCCTCAGAAAGCCTTTATAGCATAATGGCCTACTATTCATCATGTAGGGAGACAGCAGACAGTTATTGTGAAACGGTAGTGAGCTTTTCTAATTCGAAAAAACTTCATGGAATCGATCTAGGCCGTGCTGCTGGTGTGGAAGACAGTGCCGACATGGCTGCATTCCTGAGAATCGCTGAGCAAGACATGATCCATCAGCGTTACGACATGAAGCCTATCTCGTTATCACAAAATTTGGACGGTTATCGTGTGGAGTGGCCTGATGTATCCAGTCGTTACGAGATTTATCGTAGTTACGATTGTGATCGACTGGATTTTCCTGATGAGTATGACTACGAGGGTGGTGCTGTCACCGTAACGGAGAATAACTATCTTGATGTCACTCTTGATGATAGCTATAGAGAGTGTGTGAACGTGATAGGGATGTACAAGATTGAAGGTGCGGAAGGGATAAGAAAGTCGGTGTTAGGTTCTGTCCTGGTTCCGATAAAGCAAGCATCTAACCTCGTATCGGAAGCAAATAATACGTATGTGCCTCAAGCGAATAATGCAGCAATTGCTCAAGTAGGATTGTCAGCCCCCCTAAGTGATGATTCCAAGTTATATTTGGTGTCGTCTTTGGCTCCGTGTATTGAGCCAGATCCAAACGGTTACAGTTGTTCGAGGTCTTCTACTGTAGTGAACTACGACGATTTAGCCAATGAAACGGATAATCGTCAGTTGGACTGGCTTCAGAACTATTTTGATATTTCGATTGAGGTGCAAAACGATGGAGTTCATCTGAGTGCGACATCTAAGTACTCAGAACGAGAGCTCACTCAACAGCTTGCCGATGATCTCGCTGGTCGCGTTATTGAGGAGTATGGTTATGAGCGCTGGCTATTTCACGCGAAAGCCATTCCGGTAGAGCTACTGATTACAGAGCCTTCGCTAAGCTGGACGGGCGAGAATTATGAGAAGGTGGTGAGTAAAACCACAGTGAATTTCGATATCCGTCATTTACTCCGTAAAGAACCTATTTTGGTTGATGTAGACAATGTATCACTAGCACCAGCTGAGTTCGAGGTCGTGCTTGGCGACATTAACCTTCTCGAAGGCTATCGAGTCGAGGTGGACGGTAAAGAATTGGACATTAAACAAAATGGCGATCAGGCAATACTAGACTTTAGCAGTTTCGAGGCAGGTAATTATGTAGTGACTGTCTCGAATCAAGACTTCTCAGAAAAAGAGATTCAAGTTGTCAAACACGCCTCACCAATGATTGTTCAAAGTTGCGAGATTGGGGAAGAAAGGTCATGTCGTATTCAATTGACAGGTAATCAGCAGCTTTCATCAGCAGTGATTGACCAATCTGCGGGACTAAACTTTGAGTCGGAGCGAGTTGACGCGAAGAATAACGTGATTGACTTGAAAGCCAGTTTTTCTGAAGACTTAGAGGGTGAAACGTTGAGTCTTGCTATAAGCTATCAAACGAGTGAATTGTCAGACTGGTATCCACTCACATTTGATATTGTGTTGCCGAAAAAGATTGAGTCAAAGCCCGGAGTTGGCGGCGGAGATGGCGGTAGTGGCGGTGGCGCGATTGGCCTCGAGGGGCTTTTGGGGCTTGGCCTTGCCGCGTTTTCGGTAGTGGGAGTTCGTCGTCGTAGGACATTAGAAAAGGCTTGA
- the ahpF gene encoding alkyl hydroperoxide reductase subunit F encodes MLDQAMKQQLKAYLENVKTQVQLVLSLDDLSLANNNSTASKLESLANDIASLSSKIDVVRDDAASPRKPVMRVVNPEKGTAIGFAGLPMGHEFTSLVLALLHTGGHPIKLEAETIEQIAQLNSPLDVEIFISLSCQNCPEVVQAFNMMAAINPLVNVTMIDGAAFQDEVKQRDIMAVPSVFINGELFGQGRMSLNEILNKVDTGAAEKKANQLNETAPFDVLVVGGGPAGSSAAIYAARKGIRTGVVADRFGGQVMDTMAIENFISVKATTGPKLVASLEEHVKEYGVEVITEQRAANIIDAEDTDDGYTHVVLESGAVLKARSVITSTGARWREMNVPGEQEYRNKGVAYCPHCDGPLFKGKRTAVIGGGNSGIEAAIDLAGIVEHVTVLEFADVLRADQVLIDKANSMPNIDIITMAQTTEVLGDGTRVTGLEYKDRNTDEIKQIELAGIFVQIGLVPNSEWLKRTKVELSPRGEIEVDAHGATSMKGVFAAGDVTTVPYKQIIIAMGEGAKASLGAFDFLIRNPAPIKSVETV; translated from the coding sequence ATGTTAGATCAAGCAATGAAGCAGCAATTAAAAGCGTATCTAGAAAACGTTAAAACCCAAGTTCAATTGGTTCTCAGCCTTGATGACCTAAGTCTTGCAAACAACAACAGTACGGCAAGCAAGCTCGAATCTCTTGCTAATGACATCGCATCACTTAGCAGCAAAATTGACGTCGTTCGCGACGACGCTGCAAGCCCACGCAAGCCAGTAATGCGCGTTGTCAACCCTGAGAAGGGCACCGCTATTGGTTTTGCCGGTCTGCCAATGGGTCACGAATTTACATCACTGGTGCTAGCCCTGCTGCACACAGGTGGTCACCCAATCAAACTAGAAGCTGAAACTATTGAGCAAATCGCACAGCTGAACTCACCGCTAGATGTCGAGATCTTTATCTCTCTATCATGCCAAAACTGTCCGGAAGTGGTTCAAGCCTTCAACATGATGGCAGCCATTAACCCGCTGGTAAACGTCACCATGATCGACGGTGCTGCATTCCAAGATGAAGTGAAGCAGCGCGACATCATGGCGGTGCCAAGCGTATTCATTAATGGTGAACTGTTCGGCCAAGGTCGTATGTCACTGAATGAAATCCTAAATAAAGTCGACACAGGTGCGGCAGAGAAAAAAGCCAATCAGCTAAATGAAACCGCGCCGTTTGATGTACTGGTTGTCGGTGGTGGTCCTGCTGGATCTTCAGCCGCTATCTATGCAGCGCGTAAAGGTATTCGCACCGGTGTGGTCGCCGATCGCTTTGGTGGTCAGGTGATGGACACTATGGCCATCGAGAACTTCATTTCAGTGAAAGCGACGACGGGTCCTAAGCTAGTGGCAAGTTTAGAAGAGCACGTTAAAGAGTACGGCGTTGAAGTCATCACAGAGCAGCGTGCAGCAAACATCATTGATGCAGAAGATACCGATGACGGTTATACCCACGTAGTTCTAGAAAGTGGTGCAGTGCTAAAAGCTCGCTCGGTAATCACAAGTACTGGTGCACGCTGGCGTGAAATGAACGTCCCAGGTGAGCAAGAGTATCGCAACAAAGGCGTGGCTTACTGCCCACACTGTGATGGTCCACTATTCAAAGGCAAGCGCACAGCGGTTATCGGCGGCGGTAACTCAGGTATTGAAGCGGCGATTGACCTAGCAGGTATCGTTGAGCACGTTACCGTTCTTGAATTTGCGGATGTACTACGCGCAGACCAAGTGCTTATCGACAAAGCGAACAGCATGCCAAACATTGATATCATCACGATGGCTCAAACCACTGAAGTTCTCGGTGATGGCACACGAGTGACAGGTCTTGAGTACAAAGATCGCAACACAGATGAAATCAAGCAGATCGAGCTTGCGGGTATCTTTGTTCAAATCGGTCTGGTGCCAAACAGTGAATGGCTAAAAAGGACCAAAGTGGAGCTATCACCGCGCGGTGAAATCGAAGTCGATGCGCATGGTGCAACCAGCATGAAAGGTGTGTTTGCGGCGGGTGATGTGACGACCGTTCCTTACAAGCAAATCATCATCGCGATGGGCGAAGGTGCAAAAGCGAGCTTGGGCGCGTTTGATTTCTTGATTCGTAATCCGGCGCCGATAAAATCGGTGGAAACAGTTTAA